One region of Polaribacter pectinis genomic DNA includes:
- the mnmG gene encoding tRNA uridine-5-carboxymethylaminomethyl(34) synthesis enzyme MnmG — protein MSLFTTTFDVIVVGGGHAGSEAAAASANMGAHTLLITMNLQNIAQMSCNPAMGGIAKGQIVREIDALGGYSGIVTDKTAIQFKMLNKSKGPAMWSPRAQSDRMQFAECWRTMLEQTENLDFYQDSVNGLLFDENKIIGVKTALGLEIKAKTVIITAGTFLNGLIHIGDKSFGGGRAGEGASTGITEDLVKKGFESGRMKTGTPPRVDGRSLDYSKMIEQPGDEITEKFSYLPTSKALKEQRSCWLTYTNLDVHDSLREGFDRSPMFNGRIQSTGPRYCPSIEDKIDRFATKDRHQIFVEPEGWTTCEMYVNGFSTSLPEDIQDKAIRSIEGFENVKFLRYGYAIEYDFFQPTQLTHSLETKLIENLFFAGQINGTTGYEEAAAQGLMAGVNAALKTQGKAPFILKRNEAYIGVLVDDLITKGTEEPYRMFTSRAEYRTLLRQDNADLRLTPIGFELGLASKERLERVQEKKRKSELLIKFLNETSVKQDEINPILEAKNLALINQSMKLYKIAARPQLDFSDFKSVKKLASSIEENNIDEEIIVQAEIHLKYSGYIEKEKNNADKLNRLENVIIPSNFNYEKVKSLSFEATEKLNKIKPTSISQASRISGVSPSDISVLLVYMGR, from the coding sequence ATGAGTTTATTTACAACAACATTTGACGTAATAGTAGTTGGTGGAGGTCACGCAGGAAGCGAGGCTGCTGCAGCAAGTGCAAATATGGGTGCACATACTTTATTAATTACAATGAATTTGCAAAACATTGCGCAGATGAGTTGTAACCCTGCAATGGGTGGAATTGCAAAAGGACAAATCGTTCGCGAGATTGATGCTTTAGGTGGTTATAGTGGAATTGTTACAGACAAAACTGCCATTCAATTTAAGATGTTGAATAAATCTAAAGGACCTGCAATGTGGAGTCCAAGAGCACAATCTGACAGAATGCAGTTTGCAGAATGTTGGCGAACAATGTTAGAGCAAACAGAAAATTTAGACTTTTATCAAGATTCTGTAAATGGTTTATTGTTTGATGAAAATAAGATTATTGGAGTAAAAACTGCATTAGGTTTAGAGATAAAAGCAAAGACCGTAATTATAACTGCAGGAACTTTTTTAAACGGATTAATTCATATTGGTGATAAAAGTTTTGGTGGTGGTAGAGCAGGTGAAGGAGCATCAACAGGAATTACAGAAGACCTTGTAAAAAAAGGTTTCGAATCTGGAAGAATGAAAACAGGAACTCCTCCAAGAGTTGATGGACGATCTTTAGATTATTCTAAAATGATTGAACAACCTGGAGATGAAATCACAGAGAAATTTTCTTATTTACCAACCTCAAAAGCATTAAAAGAACAACGTTCTTGTTGGTTAACATATACAAATTTAGATGTACATGATTCTTTGCGAGAAGGTTTCGATCGTTCACCAATGTTTAACGGTAGAATACAATCTACAGGTCCAAGATATTGTCCTTCAATTGAAGATAAAATAGATCGTTTTGCTACGAAAGATAGACACCAGATTTTTGTAGAACCAGAAGGTTGGACAACTTGTGAAATGTATGTAAATGGATTTTCGACTTCTCTTCCAGAAGATATTCAAGACAAAGCAATAAGGTCTATTGAAGGTTTTGAAAACGTGAAGTTTTTAAGATATGGTTATGCAATTGAATATGATTTTTTTCAACCAACTCAACTAACGCATTCTTTAGAAACCAAGTTGATTGAGAACTTGTTTTTTGCTGGACAAATTAACGGTACAACTGGTTATGAAGAAGCTGCTGCGCAAGGTTTAATGGCTGGTGTAAATGCAGCTTTAAAAACTCAAGGAAAAGCACCTTTTATATTAAAAAGAAACGAAGCTTATATTGGAGTTTTGGTTGATGATTTAATTACTAAAGGAACAGAAGAGCCTTATAGAATGTTTACTTCTCGTGCAGAATATAGAACCTTGTTAAGGCAAGATAATGCAGATTTAAGATTAACTCCTATAGGTTTTGAACTTGGTTTAGCATCTAAAGAAAGGTTAGAAAGAGTTCAAGAAAAGAAAAGAAAATCTGAATTGTTGATTAAGTTTTTAAATGAAACTAGCGTAAAGCAAGATGAAATTAATCCTATTCTAGAAGCAAAGAATTTGGCTTTAATTAATCAATCTATGAAACTCTATAAGATCGCAGCTAGACCTCAATTAGATTTTTCCGACTTTAAATCCGTAAAAAAATTAGCTTCATCTATAGAAGAAAATAACATAGATGAAGAGATAATTGTTCAGGCAGAAATACATCTAAAATATTCTGGATATATAGAAAAAGAAAAGAATAATGCAGATAAATTGAACAGGTTAGAAAATGTTATTATTCCATCTAATTTTAATTATGAAAAAGTAAAATCGCTTTCATTTGAAGCTACTGAAAAATTGAATAAAATTAAACCAACATCAATATCGCAAGCTAGTAGAATTAGCGGAGTTTCCCCCAGTGATATTTCTGTTCTTTTAGTTTATATGGGTAGATAG
- a CDS encoding class I SAM-dependent methyltransferase yields the protein MGKEKEFYKGLQPFLSCKDYTVSGESYEVMINQSYEMLVTSPVPVDLENYYESEDYISHTDSKKSVFDKVYHGVKNYTLKKKLRLINSFKTEEKNLLDIGAGTGDFLNVCKNKGWSISGVEPNINAINIAAGKGVFLKEELSELKDEKFNVITLWHVLEHVENLKEYIATLKQMLSKNGRIIVAVPNYKSYDAKYYKEYWAAFDVPRHLWHFSQCSIHKLFSEVEMIVEDTLPMKFDSYYVSLLSEKYKSGKMNPIKGFYRGLLSNLKANSTSQYSSLIYVIKNL from the coding sequence ATGGGGAAAGAAAAAGAATTCTACAAAGGCTTACAACCTTTTTTAAGTTGTAAAGATTATACAGTTTCTGGAGAAAGTTATGAGGTAATGATTAATCAATCTTATGAGATGTTGGTTACTTCACCTGTTCCAGTAGATTTAGAAAACTACTACGAAAGCGAAGATTATATATCTCACACAGATTCTAAAAAATCAGTATTTGATAAAGTATATCATGGTGTCAAAAATTACACATTAAAGAAAAAACTACGCTTAATTAATTCTTTTAAAACTGAAGAAAAAAATCTTTTAGATATTGGAGCAGGTACAGGAGATTTTTTAAATGTTTGTAAAAATAAAGGTTGGAGTATTTCTGGAGTAGAACCAAACATTAATGCAATTAATATTGCTGCAGGTAAAGGTGTTTTTTTAAAAGAAGAACTCTCTGAACTTAAAGATGAAAAATTTAATGTAATTACACTTTGGCATGTTTTAGAACATGTAGAAAATTTAAAAGAATATATTGCTACTTTAAAACAAATGCTTTCTAAAAACGGTAGAATAATTGTTGCTGTACCCAATTACAAAAGTTACGATGCAAAATATTATAAAGAGTATTGGGCAGCTTTTGATGTTCCAAGACACTTATGGCATTTTTCTCAATGTTCGATTCATAAGTTATTTTCTGAAGTAGAAATGATTGTTGAAGATACGTTGCCAATGAAATTCGATTCTTATTATGTTTCACTTTTAAGTGAAAAATATAAATCAGGAAAAATGAATCCGATTAAAGGGTTTTATCGTGGTTTGCTATCAAATTTAAAAGCAAATAGTACTTCACAGTACTCTTCACTAATCTATGTGATTAAAAACCTTTAA
- a CDS encoding DoxX family membrane protein: protein MILFSDHPAEILILFFLIVTFIQSGIDKLLDWNGNVSFITQHFENSPLKNSVPLLLAIILIIEVIAGILMIVGVYQIYTSGAMEIAILGVELSAVTLIFLLIGQRLAKDYAGAMSLAVYFIISVFGVFLLNS from the coding sequence ATGATATTATTTTCAGATCATCCTGCAGAAATATTAATTCTATTTTTTTTAATTGTTACTTTTATTCAATCTGGAATAGACAAACTTTTAGATTGGAATGGAAATGTTTCTTTTATAACACAACACTTCGAAAATTCTCCATTAAAAAATAGCGTTCCGTTATTATTAGCAATTATTTTAATTATAGAAGTTATCGCCGGAATTTTAATGATTGTTGGTGTGTATCAAATTTATACTTCTGGAGCAATGGAAATTGCTATACTTGGAGTTGAGCTTTCTGCTGTAACTTTAATTTTCTTATTAATAGGACAACGTTTGGCAAAAGATTATGCAGGAGCGATGTCTTTAGCTGTCTATTTTATTATATCAGTCTTTGGTGTATTTTTATTAAATAGCTAA
- a CDS encoding VOC family protein, translated as MKNRVTGIGGLFFKSEDPKASKDWYKKHLGFNTDDYGSTFWWKDTKGKDASTQWSPFAKDTKYFEPSKKDFMFNYRVENLVELLAELKKEGVTIFGEMETYDYGKFGWILDNEGNKIELWEPIDQAFK; from the coding sequence ATGAAAAACAGAGTTACAGGAATTGGCGGATTATTTTTTAAATCTGAAGATCCAAAAGCATCTAAAGATTGGTATAAAAAACATTTGGGTTTTAATACAGATGATTATGGTTCTACTTTTTGGTGGAAAGATACAAAAGGAAAAGACGCATCTACTCAATGGAGTCCGTTTGCAAAAGACACCAAATATTTCGAACCCTCAAAAAAGGACTTTATGTTTAATTATAGGGTTGAAAATTTAGTTGAATTATTAGCCGAACTTAAAAAAGAAGGTGTTACTATTTTTGGAGAAATGGAAACCTACGATTATGGAAAATTCGGTTGGATTTTAGATAATGAAGGAAATAAAATAGAGCTTTGGGAACCAATAGATCAAGCTTTTAAATAA
- a CDS encoding DUF1801 domain-containing protein, whose product MQYKANSPEDYISQAPEERQEGLKKLRETIQKNLPKDFEEGMQYGMIGYYVPHEIYPDGYHCKPEEPLPFMSFASQKNSINLYHSGIYAVPEIHDWFVNEYPKHNSRKLDMGKSCIRFKKVDDIPYDLIAELCKKLSVKEWVEIYETNIKKK is encoded by the coding sequence ATGCAATACAAAGCAAATTCTCCTGAAGATTACATTAGTCAAGCTCCTGAAGAAAGACAAGAAGGGCTTAAAAAGTTAAGAGAAACCATCCAAAAAAACCTACCAAAAGACTTTGAGGAAGGCATGCAATATGGAATGATTGGATATTATGTTCCACATGAAATTTATCCAGATGGTTATCATTGTAAACCTGAAGAACCTTTGCCTTTTATGAGTTTTGCTTCTCAAAAAAACTCCATTAATTTATATCATAGTGGAATTTATGCAGTTCCAGAAATCCATGATTGGTTTGTAAATGAGTATCCAAAACACAATTCTCGAAAATTAGATATGGGAAAAAGTTGCATCCGTTTTAAAAAAGTAGATGATATTCCTTATGATTTAATTGCAGAATTATGTAAAAAATTATCTGTAAAAGAATGGGTTGAGATCTATGAAACGAACATTAAAAAGAAATAA
- a CDS encoding 2-hydroxyacid dehydrogenase, protein MKILHLDTNHPLLLKQLCELGFTNDENYTSSKEEIEAKIHNYDGFIIRSRFSIDKNFLDKATNLKFIGRVGAGLENIDCAYATSKNIELIAAPEGNRNAVGEHSLGMLLSLFNKLNKADKEVRNGKWLREENRGIELDGKTVGLIGYGNMGKSFAKKLRGFDVNVLCYDLKPNVGDENCMQVSLQELQENADVLSLHTPQTNLTKNMVNAKFINSFKKNFWLINTARGTSVVTKDLVSALKTGKILGAGLDVLEYEKTSFENLFSDDKMPDAFNYLINSENVILSPHVAGWTVESKEKLAQTIVDKIKVKFC, encoded by the coding sequence ATGAAAATTCTCCATTTAGACACAAATCACCCTCTTCTACTTAAACAACTCTGTGAGTTGGGTTTCACAAATGATGAAAATTACACGTCTTCAAAAGAAGAAATTGAAGCTAAAATTCATAATTACGATGGTTTTATAATTAGAAGTAGGTTTTCTATTGATAAAAACTTCCTCGACAAAGCTACAAATCTGAAGTTTATTGGAAGAGTTGGTGCTGGTTTAGAAAATATCGATTGTGCCTATGCAACATCTAAAAATATCGAATTAATTGCTGCACCAGAAGGAAATAGAAATGCAGTTGGCGAACATTCTTTAGGAATGTTATTATCGCTTTTTAATAAATTGAATAAAGCCGATAAAGAAGTTAGAAACGGAAAATGGTTGCGTGAAGAAAATCGCGGAATAGAACTCGATGGAAAAACGGTTGGTTTAATTGGTTATGGAAACATGGGAAAATCTTTCGCAAAAAAATTGCGTGGTTTCGATGTAAATGTTCTTTGTTACGATTTAAAACCAAATGTTGGCGATGAAAATTGTATGCAAGTTTCGTTGCAAGAGTTACAAGAAAATGCTGATGTTTTAAGTTTACACACGCCACAAACTAACCTCACAAAAAACATGGTAAATGCGAAATTTATCAATAGTTTTAAAAAGAATTTCTGGTTGATAAATACTGCACGTGGAACATCTGTAGTTACAAAAGATTTGGTTTCAGCTTTAAAAACTGGTAAAATTTTAGGTGCTGGATTAGATGTTTTAGAGTATGAAAAAACCTCTTTTGAAAACCTTTTTTCTGATGATAAAATGCCAGATGCTTTTAATTATTTAATCAATTCAGAGAACGTAATTCTCTCTCCACATGTTGCTGGTTGGACTGTTGAAAGCAAGGAAAAACTAGCGCAAACAATTGTCGATAAAATAAAAGTAAAATTTTGTTAA
- the panB gene encoding 3-methyl-2-oxobutanoate hydroxymethyltransferase, with amino-acid sequence MSTAKKQYKRVTVKSLVDMKANGEKISMLTAYDYTMAKILDSAGIDVLLVGDSASNVMAGHETTLPITLDQMIYHASSVVRAIERCLVVVDLPFGSYQSDPKEALRSAIRIMKESGGHSIKLEGGKEVKESIKRILNAGIPVMGHLGLTPQSIYKFGTYTVRAKEEEEAEQLMEDALMLERIGCFAIVLEKVPAKLAKQVADAISIPVIGIGAGNGVDGQVLVTHDMIGMTHEFHPRFLRRYLDLYKDMTGAFESYITDVKSGDFPSDKEQY; translated from the coding sequence ATGTCTACAGCTAAAAAGCAATATAAACGTGTAACTGTAAAATCTTTGGTGGATATGAAAGCAAATGGAGAGAAAATCTCTATGCTAACTGCCTATGATTATACCATGGCAAAAATTTTAGATAGTGCAGGAATTGACGTTTTATTAGTTGGCGATTCTGCTTCTAATGTTATGGCTGGACATGAAACTACGTTGCCAATTACTTTAGATCAAATGATTTATCATGCAAGTTCTGTGGTTAGAGCAATTGAACGTTGTTTGGTTGTGGTAGATTTACCTTTCGGAAGTTACCAATCGGACCCAAAAGAAGCCTTGCGTTCTGCGATTCGAATTATGAAAGAATCTGGAGGACATTCTATAAAATTAGAAGGTGGAAAGGAAGTAAAAGAATCTATAAAACGTATTTTAAATGCCGGAATTCCTGTAATGGGCCATTTGGGTTTAACGCCACAATCTATTTATAAATTCGGAACGTATACTGTTAGAGCTAAAGAGGAAGAAGAAGCAGAACAATTAATGGAAGATGCTTTAATGCTCGAAAGAATTGGTTGTTTTGCCATTGTTTTAGAGAAAGTTCCTGCAAAATTAGCAAAGCAAGTTGCAGATGCAATTTCTATTCCTGTAATTGGAATTGGCGCTGGAAATGGTGTTGATGGACAAGTTTTAGTTACCCATGATATGATTGGAATGACACACGAATTTCATCCTCGTTTTTTACGTAGATATTTAGATTTATATAAAGATATGACTGGCGCTTTTGAAAGCTATATTACTGATGTTAAAAGTGGCGATTTTCCAAGTGATAAGGAGCAGTATTAA
- a CDS encoding nuclear transport factor 2 family protein → MTRILILLIAFVLSTQINAQENNEEKAIKKVIETFFDGLHKGDSIVMKTTLHKEVKIQTTATNKEGEKVLKTDSLKKLLTSVANKNPEHIYLEKLTSIDIRIDGNLASVWTPYEFYFNGKFSHCGANSFQLFNNNGTWQIIYLVDMRRRENCEALKEKK, encoded by the coding sequence ATGACGAGAATTCTAATTTTATTGATTGCTTTTGTCTTATCAACCCAAATAAATGCGCAAGAAAACAATGAAGAAAAAGCGATAAAAAAGGTAATAGAAACTTTCTTTGATGGTTTACACAAAGGTGATAGTATTGTAATGAAAACAACACTTCATAAAGAGGTTAAAATTCAAACAACAGCTACAAATAAAGAAGGGGAAAAGGTTTTAAAAACAGATAGTTTAAAGAAATTGTTAACTTCTGTTGCCAATAAAAATCCAGAGCATATTTATTTAGAAAAACTAACATCCATAGATATTAGAATTGATGGAAATTTAGCATCAGTTTGGACGCCTTATGAGTTTTATTTCAATGGAAAATTTAGCCATTGTGGTGCAAATTCATTTCAGTTATTTAACAATAACGGAACTTGGCAAATAATTTATTTGGTAGATATGCGAAGAAGAGAAAATTGTGAAGCATTAAAAGAAAAAAAATAG
- a CDS encoding sigma-70 family RNA polymerase sigma factor has translation MTEQTHTINSNKWIDNYADYMFNYAIVRVNDSDIAKDLVQDTFFAGLKSAKNFQGKSTERTWLVSILKRKIIDHYRKINSKKGKAEVRMNFYDDGENEGNWIEERVPQNWDNASEKKIETEELRNQLESCIDALPEKYAMVFRLKTIQEFETEEICKELDITASNLWVIIHRARTQLRKCMEDNWFNN, from the coding sequence ATGACAGAGCAAACACACACAATAAATTCTAATAAATGGATAGATAATTACGCAGATTATATGTTTAATTATGCCATTGTGCGTGTAAACGATAGTGATATTGCTAAAGATTTAGTACAAGATACTTTTTTTGCAGGATTAAAATCTGCTAAAAATTTCCAAGGAAAATCAACAGAAAGAACTTGGCTTGTTTCTATTTTAAAGAGAAAAATTATAGACCATTACAGAAAAATAAATTCTAAAAAAGGGAAAGCCGAAGTAAGAATGAATTTTTATGACGATGGTGAGAACGAAGGAAATTGGATTGAAGAACGTGTACCACAAAATTGGGATAACGCTTCAGAAAAAAAAATAGAAACAGAAGAATTAAGAAACCAATTAGAGTCTTGCATAGATGCTTTGCCAGAGAAATATGCAATGGTTTTTAGATTGAAAACAATACAAGAATTTGAAACCGAAGAAATCTGTAAGGAGTTAGATATAACTGCGTCAAATTTATGGGTTATTATACACAGAGCAAGAACACAATTGCGAAAATGTATGGAAGATAACTGGTTTAATAATTAA
- a CDS encoding O-methyltransferase — protein sequence MHFLPENIDNYVVEHSQQEPKILQELSKETWQKVLNPRMLSGAFQGRILSMISKLIQPKNILEIGTYTGYSALSLVEGMHIEGKLFTIDKNEELETLQNKYFEKSGYRNKIHQFVGNAKEIIPKIDEKFDLVFIDADKSNYINYFHLIINKMNPGGIILSDNVLWSGKVVEKLDPKDKDTKVLLEYNKLLNEDARIETVLLPIRDGLTISRVK from the coding sequence ATGCACTTTTTACCAGAAAACATAGATAATTACGTTGTAGAACACTCTCAACAAGAACCAAAAATTTTACAAGAATTAAGCAAAGAAACTTGGCAAAAAGTTTTAAACCCAAGAATGTTAAGTGGTGCTTTTCAAGGAAGAATATTATCTATGATTTCGAAGTTAATTCAGCCTAAAAATATTCTCGAAATTGGCACTTATACAGGCTATTCTGCACTTTCTTTAGTTGAAGGTATGCATATTGAAGGAAAATTGTTTACAATTGATAAAAACGAAGAATTAGAAACACTTCAAAATAAATACTTTGAAAAATCTGGTTATAGAAACAAGATTCATCAATTTGTAGGAAATGCTAAAGAAATTATACCAAAAATTGATGAGAAATTCGATTTGGTTTTTATTGATGCAGACAAATCTAACTACATTAATTACTTTCATTTAATTATAAATAAAATGAATCCTGGAGGAATAATTTTATCCGATAACGTACTTTGGAGTGGGAAAGTGGTAGAAAAATTAGATCCAAAAGACAAAGACACAAAAGTACTTTTAGAATATAATAAACTTTTGAATGAAGATGCTAGAATAGAAACTGTTTTGTTACCAATTAGAGATGGTTTAACAATTAGCCGAGTAAAATAA
- a CDS encoding Sec-independent protein translocase subunit TatA/TatB, which produces MNSILLFISGPEIMVVMLIVVMVFGADKIPEIARGLGKGMRQVKDATNDIKKEINESSEKHKIDTDAVSNVAKDSTKGISEEFQRVKKDIDDLTGPIKRNM; this is translated from the coding sequence ATGAATTCAATTCTTTTATTTATTAGCGGTCCAGAAATTATGGTTGTCATGTTAATCGTGGTAATGGTTTTTGGTGCAGATAAAATTCCTGAAATAGCAAGAGGTTTAGGGAAAGGAATGCGCCAAGTAAAAGACGCTACAAACGATATTAAAAAAGAAATTAACGAAAGTTCTGAAAAGCATAAAATTGATACAGATGCTGTTTCTAACGTTGCTAAAGATTCTACAAAAGGAATTAGCGAAGAATTTCAGAGAGTTAAAAAAGATATAGACGATCTTACCGGACCAATAAAGCGTAACATGTAA
- a CDS encoding RNA methyltransferase produces MINNLEQGFFGIGIQNGKTPENLGVLWRSAQNLGASFIFTIGNRYAKQACDTHKAFGAMPYFHYETFEDFFNNLPKGAMLVGVELDEKAVQLETFKHPKRCVYLLGAEDHGMSKLAIEKSHHLVKFKSELSLNVSVAGSIIMYDRQAKLNFKK; encoded by the coding sequence ATGATAAATAATTTAGAACAAGGTTTTTTCGGAATTGGAATTCAGAATGGAAAAACTCCTGAAAATTTAGGTGTTCTTTGGCGTTCGGCACAAAATTTAGGCGCAAGTTTTATATTTACCATTGGTAATAGGTATGCAAAACAAGCTTGCGATACTCATAAAGCTTTTGGTGCAATGCCTTATTTTCATTACGAAACTTTTGAAGATTTCTTTAACAATCTACCAAAAGGTGCCATGTTAGTTGGTGTAGAACTAGATGAAAAAGCGGTTCAATTAGAGACTTTTAAACACCCTAAACGTTGTGTGTATTTATTAGGTGCAGAAGATCATGGAATGTCTAAATTAGCTATAGAAAAATCGCATCATTTAGTAAAATTTAAGTCAGAATTAAGTTTAAACGTTTCTGTAGCAGGAAGCATTATTATGTATGATCGACAAGCAAAGTTAAATTTTAAAAAATAG